AGTCGACGGGACCTTCGGCGTGCGGTCCTTCCCAGTGGCCGAGCCGGTCCAGTTCGGTGTGCACGGCCTTCAGATCGGGCAGCGCCAGGGGTACGTCCATGGCGTCGGCGAGCATGTGCAGCACCCGCGCGTCGTCCGTGGCCAGCCGGCGCGTCATCTGCTCGGGCTTGAGTGCCGCCTCGAACATCCGGACCCTGCCCTCCCAGTTGAGGAAGGTGCCGGCCTTCTCGGCGACGGCCGCGACGGGGAAGACGACGTCGGCGTGGTCGGTGACCTCGCTGGGACGCAGCTCCATCGAGACCAGGAAGCCGACGGCGCCGAGCGCCTCACGCGCGCGTGCCGGGTCCGGCAGGTCGGCGACCTCGACGCCCGCGACGACCAGCGCGCCGAGTTCGCCGGTCGCGGCGGCCTCGACGATCTGGCCGGTGTCCCGGCCGTGGCGGTGCGGCAGTTCGCGTACGCGCCAGACCTCGGCGACCTCCTCACGGGCCCCCGGGTCCGTGGCGGGACGGCCGCCGGGCAGCAGCGTCGGCAGCGCGCCGGCCTCGACCGCGCCGCGCTCACCGGCCCTGCGCGGCACCCAGACAAGCTTGGCGCCGGTCGCGGTGGCGGCCCTGGCGGCGGCGGTGAGCCCGCCGGGGACGGCGGCGAGCCGTTCGCCTACGACGATCACCGCGCCGCTCTCGCGCAGGGCGTCGGCGGCGCGGACTCCCGCGCCTTCGAGGCCGGTCTGCGAGGCGAGCGCGTCGAGCCACTCGGTCTCGGTGCCGGGAGCGGCCGACAGCAGCGTGCCGCCCGCCTTGGTCAGACCGCGCGTGGCGTGTGTGGCGACGGAGAAGCTGCGCTGCCCGCGCTTGCGGTGGGCCTTGCGCATCCTCAGGAAGAGGCCGGGCGCCTCCTCCTCGGACTCGAAACCGACGAGCAGGACGGCCGGGGCCTTCTCCAGCGTCGTGTTCGTGACGCCCTTGCCGTCCAGGTCGACGCCGTGTCCCGCGACGTACGCGGCGAGGAACTCGGCCTCCTCCGCGCTGTGCACGCGCGCGCGGAAGTCGATGTCGTTGGTGTCGAGCGCGACCCGGGCGAACTTGGCGTACGCGTAGGAGTCCTCGACGGTCAGCCGGCCGCCGGTCAGGACCCCGGCCCGGCCGCGCGCGGCGGCGAGACCGCTGGCGGCGGCCTCAAGTGCCTCGGGCCAGCTCGCCGGTTCCAGCTCGCCGTCCGCGCCCCGTACGAGCGGCGAGGTGATCCGGTCCGCCCGCTGCGCGTAGCGGAAGCCGAACCGCCCCTTGTCGCACATCCACTCCTCGTTGACCTCGGGGTCGTCGGCGGCCATGCGCCGCATGACCTTGCCGCGCCGGTGGTCGGTGCGGGTGGCGCAGCCGCCCGCGCAGTGCTCGCACACGCTCGGCGATGAGACCAGGTCGAACGGGCGGGAGCGGAAACGGTACGCCGCCGAGGTCAGCGCGCCGACCGGGCAGATCTGGATGGTGTTGCCGGAGAAGTACGACTGGAACGGGTCGCCCACGCCGATGCCGACCTGCTGGAGCGCGCCGCGCTCCAGGAACTCGATCACCGGGTCGCCCGCGACCTGGTTGGAGAAGCGGGTGCAGCGCGCGCAGAGCACGCACCGCTCGCGGTCGAGCAGCACCTGGGTGGAGATCGGTACGGGCTTCTCGAAGGTCCGCTTCTTGCCGTCGAACCTGCTGTCGGCCTGACCGGCGCTCATCGCCTGGTTCTGGAGCGGGCACTCACCGCCCTTGTCGCAGACCGGGCAGTCCAGCGGGTGGTTGATGAGCAGCAGCTCCATCACACCGCGCTGGGCCTTCTCGGCGACCGGCGAGGTCATCTGTGACTTGACGACCATGCCGTCGGTGCAGGTGATGGTGCAGGAGGCCATCGGCTTGCGCTGGCCCTCGACCTCGACGATGCACTGCCGGCAGGCGCCGGCCGGGTCGAGGAGCGGATGGTCGCAGAACCGGGGGATCTCGATGCCGAGGAGTTCGGCGGCGCGGATCACCAAAGTCCCCTTGGGGACCGAGATCTCGATGCCGTCGATCGTCAGCGAGACGAGATCTTCGGGCGGGACCGCCGCCTCGCCGCCGCCGGAGGGGGCAGACGTGGTGACTGTCATGCGTTCACCTCCAGGTGCGCGTGTCGGTCGGCCCACAGCGTGGACTTCGCCGGGTCGAAGGGGCAGCCCTTGCCGGTGATGTGCTGCTCGTACTCCTCGCGGAAGTACTTGAGCGAGGAGAAGATCGGCGCGGCGGCGCCGTCGCCGAGGGCGCAGAACGACTTGCCGTTGATGTTGTCGGCGATGTCGTTCAGTTTGTCGAGGTCGGAGGGCACGCCCTTGCCGGCCTCGATATCGCGGAGCAACTGCACGAGCCAGTACGTGCCTTCACGGCACGGTGTGCACTTGCCGCACGACTCGTGGGCGTAGAACTCGGTCCAGCGGGTGACGGCCCGCACCACACAGGTGGTCTCGTCGAAGCACTGGAGGGCCTTGGTGCCGAGCATGGATCCGGCGGCGCCGACGCCCTCGTAGTCGAGCGGGACGTCCAGGTGCTCCTCGGTGAACATCGGGGTCGAAGAGCCGCCCGGGGTCCAGAACTTGAGCCGGTGGCCCGGCCGCATGCCGCCGCCCATGTCGAGCAGCTGGCGCAGGGTGATGCCGAGCGGGGCCTCGTACTGGCCGGGGGCGGCGACATGGCCGCTGAGCGAGTAGAGCGTGAAGCCCGCGGACTTCTCGCTGCCCATCGACTTGAACCAGTCCTTGCCGCGGCCCAGGATCGCGGGAACCGAGGCGATGGACTCGACGTTGTTCACCACAGTGGGGCACGCGTAGAGACCCGCGACCGCCGGGAACGGCGGGCGGAGGCGGGGCTGTCCGCGCCGTCCCTCCAGCGAGTCCAGCAGCGCGGTCTCCTCGCCGCAGATGTACGCGCCGGCCCCCGCGTGCACGGTGATGTCGAGGTCGATC
The nucleotide sequence above comes from Streptomyces sp. NBC_01716. Encoded proteins:
- a CDS encoding NADH-quinone oxidoreductase subunit G, yielding MTVTTSAPSGGGEAAVPPEDLVSLTIDGIEISVPKGTLVIRAAELLGIEIPRFCDHPLLDPAGACRQCIVEVEGQRKPMASCTITCTDGMVVKSQMTSPVAEKAQRGVMELLLINHPLDCPVCDKGGECPLQNQAMSAGQADSRFDGKKRTFEKPVPISTQVLLDRERCVLCARCTRFSNQVAGDPVIEFLERGALQQVGIGVGDPFQSYFSGNTIQICPVGALTSAAYRFRSRPFDLVSSPSVCEHCAGGCATRTDHRRGKVMRRMAADDPEVNEEWMCDKGRFGFRYAQRADRITSPLVRGADGELEPASWPEALEAAASGLAAARGRAGVLTGGRLTVEDSYAYAKFARVALDTNDIDFRARVHSAEEAEFLAAYVAGHGVDLDGKGVTNTTLEKAPAVLLVGFESEEEAPGLFLRMRKAHRKRGQRSFSVATHATRGLTKAGGTLLSAAPGTETEWLDALASQTGLEGAGVRAADALRESGAVIVVGERLAAVPGGLTAAARAATATGAKLVWVPRRAGERGAVEAGALPTLLPGGRPATDPGAREEVAEVWRVRELPHRHGRDTGQIVEAAATGELGALVVAGVEVADLPDPARAREALGAVGFLVSMELRPSEVTDHADVVFPVAAVAEKAGTFLNWEGRVRMFEAALKPEQMTRRLATDDARVLHMLADAMDVPLALPDLKAVHTELDRLGHWEGPHAEGPVDSSRPLPRPGAGEALLAGHRLLLDQGRLQDGDEALAGTRHAAVARLSAATAAETGVKDGDVLAVTGPAGSVELPLSVTEMPDKVVWLPLNSAGGGVLADTGSRPGTLVRIGPAEAQAPAGAPESDAPEVRA
- the nuoF gene encoding NADH-quinone oxidoreductase subunit NuoF, with protein sequence MTTAPEMSDTGPEKLLSPVLSAFWDQPDAWTLETYRRHEGYEGLRKALAMTPDDLIAYVKDSGLRGRGGAGFPTGMKWQFIPQGDGKPHYLVVNADESEPGTCKDIPLLFANPHSLIEGMIIACYAIRSSHAFIYLRGEVVPVLRRLHEAVREAYEAGYLGKDILGSGIDLDITVHAGAGAYICGEETALLDSLEGRRGQPRLRPPFPAVAGLYACPTVVNNVESIASVPAILGRGKDWFKSMGSEKSAGFTLYSLSGHVAAPGQYEAPLGITLRQLLDMGGGMRPGHRLKFWTPGGSSTPMFTEEHLDVPLDYEGVGAAGSMLGTKALQCFDETTCVVRAVTRWTEFYAHESCGKCTPCREGTYWLVQLLRDIEAGKGVPSDLDKLNDIADNINGKSFCALGDGAAAPIFSSLKYFREEYEQHITGKGCPFDPAKSTLWADRHAHLEVNA